One window from the genome of Aquabacterium sp. A3 encodes:
- the gatB gene encoding Asp-tRNA(Asn)/Glu-tRNA(Gln) amidotransferase subunit GatB, which produces MSGKFVRGYEVVIGIETHVQLSTQSKIFSGASTRFGAEPNTQACAVDLALPGTLPVMNHGAVERAIAFGLSVGSQIAPRSIFARKNYFYPDLPKGYQISQYEVPVVQGGAVSFFVGDQPHTVRLVRAHLEEDAGKSLHDDFIGFNGEKSSGIDLNRAGTPLIEIVTEPDLRSSAEAAEYARALHTLVVWLGICDGNMQEGSFRCDVNVSVRKPGAPLGTRREIKNLNSFKHIVQATDFEINWQIDQIEDGLPIQQATVLFNPDTGETRAMRSKEDAHDYRYFPDPDLPPLVIAPEWVERIRAQMPELPRVMAERFVADYGLPAYDATMMTQSKAFGAFFESAAKACGSPKLVSNWLMGEVSRRLNAAEQTIEASPVSPELLAAMVSRISDGTISNAGAKQVFDGLWNGEGTGEGLARVDALIESKGLKQMSDTGELEKILDDILAANAKSVEEFRAGKDKAFNALVGQAMKATKGKANPATVNELLKKKLAG; this is translated from the coding sequence ATGAGTGGCAAATTTGTCCGGGGTTACGAGGTCGTCATCGGCATCGAAACCCACGTCCAGCTCTCGACGCAGTCGAAGATCTTCTCGGGCGCCTCCACGCGCTTCGGCGCCGAGCCCAACACCCAGGCCTGCGCGGTCGATCTGGCCCTGCCCGGCACCCTGCCCGTGATGAACCACGGCGCGGTCGAGCGCGCCATCGCCTTCGGCCTGTCGGTGGGCTCACAGATCGCGCCGCGCTCGATCTTTGCGCGCAAGAACTACTTCTACCCCGACCTGCCCAAGGGCTACCAGATCAGCCAGTACGAAGTGCCCGTCGTGCAAGGCGGCGCGGTCAGCTTCTTCGTGGGCGATCAGCCCCACACGGTGCGCCTGGTGCGCGCCCACTTGGAAGAAGACGCGGGCAAGTCGCTGCACGACGACTTCATCGGCTTCAACGGCGAGAAGTCCTCGGGCATCGACCTCAACCGCGCGGGCACGCCGCTCATCGAGATCGTGACCGAGCCCGACCTGCGCAGCAGCGCCGAAGCCGCCGAGTACGCCCGAGCCCTGCACACCCTGGTGGTGTGGCTGGGCATCTGCGACGGCAACATGCAAGAGGGCTCGTTCCGCTGCGACGTGAACGTGTCGGTGCGCAAGCCCGGCGCACCCCTGGGCACACGCCGCGAGATCAAGAACCTCAACAGCTTCAAGCACATCGTGCAGGCCACCGACTTCGAGATCAACTGGCAGATCGACCAGATCGAAGACGGCCTGCCCATCCAGCAGGCCACGGTGCTGTTCAACCCCGACACGGGCGAGACGCGCGCCATGCGCAGCAAGGAAGACGCGCACGACTACCGCTACTTCCCCGACCCCGACCTGCCACCGCTGGTGATCGCGCCGGAGTGGGTGGAACGCATCCGCGCACAGATGCCCGAGCTGCCGCGCGTGATGGCCGAGCGCTTCGTGGCCGACTACGGCCTGCCGGCCTACGACGCGACGATGATGACGCAGTCCAAGGCCTTTGGTGCGTTCTTCGAATCGGCAGCGAAGGCTTGCGGAAGCCCGAAGCTGGTGAGCAACTGGCTGATGGGCGAGGTCTCGCGCCGCCTGAATGCGGCCGAGCAAACCATCGAGGCCTCGCCGGTGTCACCCGAGCTGCTGGCCGCGATGGTCTCGCGCATCAGCGACGGCACCATCTCGAACGCCGGCGCCAAGCAGGTGTTTGACGGCCTGTGGAACGGCGAAGGCACCGGAGAGGGCCTGGCCCGCGTCGATGCGCTGATCGAGTCCAAGGGACTCAAGCAGATGAGCGACACCGGCGAGTTGGAGAAGATCCTCGACGACATCCTGGCGGCCAACGCCAAGTCGGTCGAAGAGTTCCGCGCGGGCAAAGACAAAGCCTTCAACGCCCTCGTGGGTCAGGCCATGAAGGCCACCAAGGGCAAGGCCAACCCGGCCACGGTCAACGAGCTGCTCAAAAAGAAGCTCGCGGGCTGA
- a CDS encoding DUF4124 domain-containing protein — translation MSTDDRLVFLRASGLGRMLGAFALAWVCLHAGAGPAGIYTCVDAQGRRHTSDRPIPECLDREQRVLNRDGSQRQVVPPRMTAEQRAAAEERRRQLERQEAARKDAIRRDRNLLHRFPDEPTHAQARSNALEVVRRVIQGAERQLVELDAERQRLDAEAEFYEGRRLPPRLRSQVDANDAQRQAQRDVIQTQRGELDRINALYDVELERLRRLWAGQPAGFDAAP, via the coding sequence ATGAGCACCGACGACCGTCTCGTCTTCCTGAGGGCATCCGGCCTGGGCCGCATGCTGGGGGCGTTCGCGCTGGCCTGGGTGTGCCTTCACGCCGGGGCCGGGCCCGCGGGCATTTACACCTGCGTGGATGCGCAGGGACGGCGCCACACGTCGGACCGGCCCATTCCCGAATGCCTGGACCGCGAACAGCGTGTGCTCAACCGAGATGGCTCGCAGCGGCAGGTGGTGCCCCCGCGCATGACGGCCGAGCAACGCGCCGCCGCCGAAGAGCGCCGCCGCCAACTCGAGCGCCAGGAGGCGGCCCGCAAGGACGCCATCCGCCGTGACCGCAACCTGTTGCACCGATTCCCGGACGAACCCACCCACGCCCAGGCGCGGTCCAACGCCCTGGAGGTGGTGCGGCGCGTCATCCAGGGGGCCGAGCGGCAACTGGTGGAGCTGGACGCCGAGCGTCAGCGCCTGGACGCCGAGGCCGAGTTCTACGAGGGGCGCCGACTGCCGCCCCGGTTGCGCAGCCAGGTGGATGCCAACGACGCCCAGCGGCAGGCCCAGCGCGATGTGATCCAGACCCAGCGCGGCGAACTGGACCGCATCAACGCCCTGTACGACGTTGAGCTGGAGCGGCTGCGGCGCTTGTGGGCCGGTCAGCCGGCGGGGTTTGACGCCGCCCCGTGA
- the pyrE gene encoding orotate phosphoribosyltransferase, whose product MSNTPSHNTLAQEFVAFAVQSQVLRFGEFKTKAGRLSPYFFNAGLFDDGAKLGRLAEFYARRLVESGLQFDMLFGPAYKGITLAAAVSIELARLGHNKPFAYNRKEAKDHGEGGVLVGAPVQGRVLIIDDVISAGTSVRESLQMIRAAGATPCGVTIALDRQEKATQDGADSPLSAVQQVEQQHGLPVISIATLTDLLQYLSVQSDPGLSAFLAPVEAYRTRYGV is encoded by the coding sequence ATGAGCAACACCCCATCCCACAACACGCTGGCCCAGGAGTTCGTGGCCTTCGCGGTGCAGTCCCAGGTGCTGCGGTTCGGGGAATTCAAGACCAAGGCAGGACGGTTGTCACCGTACTTCTTCAATGCCGGCTTGTTCGACGACGGCGCCAAGCTGGGCCGCCTGGCTGAATTCTATGCACGTCGGCTGGTCGAGTCCGGCCTGCAGTTCGACATGCTCTTCGGCCCGGCCTACAAGGGCATCACGCTGGCCGCGGCCGTGTCGATCGAGCTGGCCCGCCTGGGCCACAACAAGCCGTTTGCCTACAACCGCAAAGAGGCCAAGGACCACGGCGAAGGCGGCGTGCTGGTGGGCGCGCCCGTGCAAGGCCGGGTGCTGATCATCGACGATGTGATCTCGGCGGGCACCTCGGTGCGCGAGTCGCTGCAGATGATCCGGGCCGCGGGGGCCACCCCTTGTGGCGTGACGATTGCCCTGGACCGTCAGGAAAAGGCCACGCAAGACGGGGCCGACAGCCCCCTGAGTGCGGTGCAACAGGTGGAACAACAGCATGGTTTGCCGGTGATTTCCATCGCCACCCTGACGGATTTGCTGCAGTATCTGTCTGTGCAGTCCGATCCCGGACTGTCGGCTTTCCTCGCGCCGGTGGAGGCCTACCGCACCCGCTACGGGGTGTGA
- a CDS encoding exodeoxyribonuclease III, translating into MFRLVSLNLNGIRSAATKGLVPWAETLSADCMGVQEIKVHADDMPEPLRQVAGMQGHFHHAQKKGYSGVGFYTRHEPSDVIIGLGASDPTGEFDAEGRYVEARFDKPGRKLSLISCYFPSGSSGDERQAAKYRFLDLIHPHLARLRGEREFILIGDVNIAHQEADLKNWKGNLKNSGFLPEERAWMTRLLDPAGETRLVDVYRRLHPDTTDACYTWWSNRGQARAKNVGWRIDYHLATPALAETARAVSIYKEQWFSDHAPLTIDYDFSL; encoded by the coding sequence GTGTTTCGTCTGGTCTCGCTCAACCTCAATGGCATCCGCTCGGCGGCCACCAAGGGCCTGGTGCCCTGGGCTGAAACCCTCTCGGCCGATTGTATGGGCGTGCAGGAAATCAAAGTGCACGCCGACGACATGCCCGAGCCCCTGCGCCAGGTGGCCGGCATGCAGGGGCACTTTCACCATGCGCAGAAAAAGGGCTATTCGGGCGTGGGCTTCTACACCCGGCACGAGCCGTCTGACGTGATCATCGGCCTGGGCGCCAGCGATCCCACGGGCGAATTCGACGCCGAAGGCCGCTACGTGGAGGCCCGCTTTGACAAGCCGGGGCGCAAGCTGTCGCTCATCAGTTGCTACTTCCCCAGCGGCTCCAGCGGCGACGAGCGCCAGGCGGCCAAGTACCGTTTTCTGGACCTCATCCACCCCCACCTGGCGCGCCTGCGTGGCGAGCGCGAGTTCATCCTGATCGGCGACGTGAACATCGCCCACCAGGAGGCCGACCTGAAGAACTGGAAGGGCAACCTGAAAAATTCGGGCTTCCTGCCCGAAGAGCGCGCCTGGATGACCCGCCTGCTGGACCCGGCGGGCGAGACCCGCCTGGTGGACGTGTACCGCCGCCTGCACCCCGACACCACCGACGCCTGCTACACCTGGTGGAGCAACCGCGGCCAGGCCCGGGCCAAGAACGTGGGCTGGCGCATCGACTACCACCTGGCCACCCCCGCCCTGGCCGAGACCGCCCGCGCGGTCAGCATCTACAAAGAGCAGTGGTTCAGCGACCACGCGCCTCTGACGATCGACTACGACTTCTCGCTGTGA
- a CDS encoding YqhA family protein: protein MDKLLSAVGSLLYGMRFTMMFFYVGLVAIILGILGKFVLETYKLMETLLVGNLEKIDLIIKVLELVDMTMVAQLVWVVALAGVSLFVTTGHFNKTDMEKPDWLDHVNTYNLKLKLAFAIISISGVHALKTYLSGELSLESIQVVAVVAVIHFTFVLSAIGISFAERLTRDPH from the coding sequence ATGGACAAATTGCTTTCTGCCGTGGGATCGTTGCTGTACGGCATGCGCTTCACCATGATGTTTTTCTACGTGGGGCTGGTGGCGATCATCCTGGGCATCCTGGGCAAGTTCGTGCTGGAAACCTACAAGCTGATGGAGACCCTGCTCGTCGGTAACCTGGAGAAGATCGACCTGATCATCAAGGTGCTGGAGCTGGTGGACATGACCATGGTGGCTCAACTGGTGTGGGTGGTGGCCCTGGCGGGCGTGTCGCTGTTCGTCACCACCGGGCACTTCAACAAAACCGACATGGAAAAGCCCGACTGGCTGGACCACGTCAACACCTACAACCTCAAGCTGAAGCTGGCCTTTGCCATCATCTCGATCTCGGGCGTGCACGCGCTGAAAACCTACCTCAGCGGCGAGCTGTCGCTGGAGAGCATCCAGGTGGTGGCGGTGGTGGCCGTGATCCATTTCACCTTCGTGCTGTCGGCCATCGGCATCTCGTTTGCCGAGCGCCTGACGCGAGATCCCCACTGA
- a CDS encoding diguanylate cyclase, translating to MFEPADPNSTLSTLCRGLMTADPKQRLRIQRFMVAAINYVIFGGLLVFMAAQGRVPWDAAIPLLSFMVASEVGIYVLLRTGVAQRYADPSLTLPQILLALVAVVWSYAILDESRGAALILLALILTFGMFNLSGRATRGATVFALGSLGAVMLTLHHRHPAQHPFSQELIHFLFACTSLPTISLLSAQLGMLRKRLESRKQELMQALERIQMLATRDELTGLYNRRHMMEALRVQRALAERTGQPFCVALIDLDHFKQINDTHGHGVGDEVLRRFAEVSLRCIRESDLLARWGGEEFLLMLPAGQLPQARHSLDRLHDAVRMESLAPSLPHLGVRFSAGLAQQVPGEPLEATIDRADQALYEAKRAGRNQTVVA from the coding sequence GTGTTTGAACCTGCCGACCCCAACTCCACCCTCTCGACCCTGTGTCGCGGGTTGATGACGGCCGACCCCAAACAGCGGCTGCGCATCCAGCGCTTCATGGTCGCGGCCATCAACTACGTGATCTTTGGTGGGCTGCTGGTGTTCATGGCGGCCCAGGGGCGGGTGCCGTGGGACGCCGCCATCCCCCTGCTGAGCTTCATGGTGGCCAGCGAGGTGGGCATCTACGTGCTGCTGCGCACTGGTGTCGCCCAGCGTTATGCCGACCCCTCCCTCACCCTGCCGCAGATCCTGCTGGCCCTGGTGGCGGTGGTGTGGTCGTACGCCATCCTGGATGAATCGCGGGGGGCCGCCCTGATCCTGCTGGCGCTCATCCTGACGTTTGGCATGTTCAACCTGTCGGGCCGCGCCACGCGAGGGGCCACGGTGTTCGCCCTGGGCTCGCTGGGCGCGGTGATGCTGACGCTGCACCACCGCCATCCCGCCCAGCACCCCTTCAGCCAGGAGCTGATCCACTTCCTGTTTGCCTGCACCTCGCTGCCGACCATCTCGCTGCTGTCGGCGCAACTGGGCATGCTGCGCAAGCGGCTGGAATCGCGCAAGCAGGAGCTGATGCAAGCCCTGGAACGCATCCAGATGCTGGCCACCCGCGATGAGCTGACCGGCTTGTACAACCGGCGCCACATGATGGAGGCCCTGCGCGTGCAGCGCGCGCTGGCCGAACGCACCGGCCAGCCCTTCTGCGTGGCGCTCATCGACCTGGACCACTTCAAACAGATCAACGACACCCACGGCCATGGCGTGGGCGACGAGGTGCTGCGGCGCTTTGCCGAGGTGTCGCTGCGCTGCATCCGCGAAAGCGACCTGCTGGCGCGCTGGGGTGGCGAAGAGTTCCTGCTGATGCTGCCGGCGGGCCAACTGCCCCAGGCGCGTCACAGCCTGGACCGCTTGCATGACGCCGTGCGCATGGAGTCGCTCGCCCCCAGCCTGCCACACCTGGGCGTGCGATTCTCGGCCGGCCTGGCCCAGCAGGTGCCCGGCGAACCACTGGAGGCCACGATCGACCGGGCCGACCAGGCCCTGTACGAGGCCAAGCGGGCGGGACGCAACCAGACCGTGGTGGCCTGA
- a CDS encoding potassium/proton antiporter, giving the protein MLNLDFLSLPLLTASVLFFASLLVGVFSKRAGFSFLLAFLFTGIMAGEDGPFGVRFNDYRLSFWVGNIALAIILLDGGLRTSFTTFRTGLKPALLLATVGVALTSGFTALAARVFLDLSWPTAFLLGAIVGSTDAAAVFSLLKSAGVRLNERVATTLEIESGMNDPMAVFLTLTFIGVASAGGLAGLGDTHTEQVLDVITSLGSQFGWGTVLGIGAGLGFAWGLGRLGLLTEAPDGVLALLVASAGLVVFAFVTWFGGSGFLAVYLFGIALNKKIGPQLESSLSALDGYAWLSQASMFLLLGLLVTPSSMLETFWPALAVALAMMFVARPLAVWLCLGPMGFTREEVAYIGWVGLRGAVPIVLAIFPFMAGVPDAHLIFNVAFLVVLASLILQGASIGWFARRMDVALPDDANESAMRLVFGDFNLTGETIVADVCLFYGLREPDDAHLPLGNWMARSFKRPLVVGDHVMLDGAELSVRSMDGGRVQSVGLRLPDSPAESQA; this is encoded by the coding sequence ATGCTCAACCTGGATTTCCTCAGCCTGCCCTTGCTCACCGCGTCGGTGTTGTTCTTCGCCAGTCTGCTGGTGGGGGTGTTCTCGAAACGGGCGGGGTTCTCATTCCTGCTGGCCTTTCTGTTCACCGGCATCATGGCCGGCGAGGACGGCCCCTTCGGTGTCCGGTTCAATGATTACCGGCTCAGCTTCTGGGTGGGCAACATCGCCCTGGCCATCATCTTGCTGGACGGTGGGCTGCGCACCAGTTTCACCACCTTCCGCACGGGCCTGAAGCCCGCCCTGTTGCTGGCCACGGTGGGGGTGGCGCTCACCTCGGGCTTCACGGCGCTGGCCGCCCGGGTGTTTCTGGACCTGTCCTGGCCCACGGCGTTTTTGCTCGGGGCCATCGTCGGCTCGACCGATGCGGCGGCGGTGTTTTCGCTCTTGAAATCGGCCGGGGTGCGCCTCAATGAGCGGGTGGCCACCACGCTGGAGATCGAATCCGGCATGAACGACCCCATGGCCGTCTTTCTCACGCTCACCTTCATCGGGGTGGCATCGGCGGGGGGGCTGGCCGGGCTGGGCGACACCCACACCGAGCAGGTGCTGGACGTGATCACCTCGCTGGGCTCTCAGTTTGGCTGGGGCACGGTGCTGGGCATCGGGGCCGGGCTGGGCTTTGCCTGGGGGCTGGGCCGCCTGGGGCTGCTGACCGAAGCGCCCGATGGCGTGCTGGCCCTGCTGGTGGCCTCGGCCGGTCTGGTGGTGTTTGCCTTTGTCACCTGGTTCGGGGGCTCAGGATTCCTGGCGGTGTACCTCTTCGGCATCGCGCTCAACAAGAAGATCGGCCCGCAACTGGAGTCGTCCCTGTCGGCGCTGGACGGCTACGCCTGGCTGTCGCAGGCGTCGATGTTCTTGCTGCTGGGCCTGCTGGTCACGCCGTCCAGCATGCTGGAGACCTTCTGGCCCGCGCTGGCCGTGGCGCTGGCCATGATGTTCGTGGCCCGCCCGCTGGCGGTGTGGTTGTGCCTGGGCCCCATGGGCTTCACCCGCGAAGAGGTGGCCTACATCGGGTGGGTGGGGTTGCGCGGCGCGGTGCCGATTGTGCTGGCCATCTTCCCGTTCATGGCGGGCGTGCCCGATGCCCATCTCATCTTCAATGTGGCGTTTTTGGTGGTGCTGGCCTCGTTGATCCTGCAGGGCGCCAGCATCGGCTGGTTTGCCCGTCGCATGGACGTGGCGCTGCCCGACGATGCCAACGAGTCGGCCATGCGCCTGGTGTTTGGTGACTTCAACCTCACGGGCGAAACCATCGTGGCCGATGTGTGCCTGTTTTACGGTTTGCGAGAGCCGGACGACGCCCACCTGCCTTTGGGCAACTGGATGGCGCGTTCATTCAAGCGCCCCCTGGTGGTGGGCGACCACGTCATGCTCGATGGCGCCGAGTTGAGCGTGCGCAGCATGGACGGCGGCCGCGTTCAGTCGGTTGGTCTGAGGCTGCCGGACAGCCCTGCCGAGTCGCAGGCCTGA
- a CDS encoding YegP family protein, with protein sequence MAGWFELSKSSDGQFRFVLKAGNAETILSSELYKTRAAAENGIASVQKNAPDDTRYERKTAANGKFHFNLKAANHQVIGSSQLYASEASRDNGIASVQTNGVSTTVKDLTA encoded by the coding sequence ATGGCAGGATGGTTCGAACTCAGCAAGAGCAGCGATGGGCAATTCCGCTTTGTACTCAAGGCGGGCAACGCCGAGACCATCCTGAGCAGCGAGCTGTACAAAACCCGTGCGGCGGCCGAAAACGGCATCGCCTCGGTGCAGAAAAACGCCCCTGACGACACCCGTTACGAGCGCAAGACCGCCGCCAACGGCAAGTTTCACTTCAACCTCAAGGCGGCCAACCACCAGGTCATTGGCAGCAGCCAGCTCTACGCCTCCGAGGCGTCGCGCGACAACGGCATCGCCAGCGTGCAGACCAATGGCGTCAGCACCACCGTCAAAGACCTGACCGCCTGA
- a CDS encoding MAPEG family protein, whose translation MTQTTILWPLLALAAWTSLVLLLIPVVRIRAGLKGEIRPDDFKYGESAQVPPHVSLPNRNYMNLLELPMLFYVVGLMLYVTNGQTPITQTLAWAYVGLRIAHSMVHLSYNHVIHRLVVFAASNLVLVILWMLAAQHVLSLP comes from the coding sequence ATGACCCAAACCACCATCCTGTGGCCCCTGCTGGCACTGGCCGCCTGGACCAGCCTGGTGCTCCTGCTCATTCCGGTCGTCCGCATCCGCGCCGGCCTGAAAGGCGAGATCCGGCCTGACGACTTCAAGTACGGCGAATCAGCCCAGGTGCCGCCCCATGTGAGCCTGCCCAACCGCAACTACATGAACCTGCTGGAACTGCCCATGCTGTTTTATGTGGTGGGACTGATGCTGTATGTGACGAACGGCCAGACGCCCATCACGCAAACGCTTGCCTGGGCCTACGTGGGTCTGCGCATCGCGCACAGCATGGTGCACCTCAGTTACAACCATGTGATCCACCGCCTGGTGGTGTTTGCCGCCAGCAATCTCGTGCTGGTGATCTTGTGGATGCTGGCTGCGCAACACGTGCTGAGCCTGCCTTGA
- a CDS encoding bifunctional helix-turn-helix domain-containing protein/methylated-DNA--[protein]-cysteine S-methyltransferase has protein sequence MNDTGLSNPAWLAQHADYQRVRQAIEFLSAHWRRQPELAELAAHLGLSEAHLHKLFSRWAGVSPKRFVQSLTKAHAKALLRQHSVLDTALAVGLSGPSRLHDLMVVHEAVTPGEYQRQGAGLCVRWGVHPSPLGEVLLAVAPRGVCFLAFFDTPDERLQAEHDLRQAWGRALLVHEPEATVPWVQRVFAPWSAAEWGTSPRAPLPVLLKGSPFQLQVWEALLRLPPGGVCSYGDLAARLGQPSATRAVASAVARNQIGWLIPCHRVIRASGEVHDYRWGSDRKKALLAWESATGAQT, from the coding sequence ATGAACGACACCGGCCTGTCCAACCCCGCATGGCTGGCGCAGCACGCCGATTACCAGCGTGTGCGCCAGGCCATCGAGTTCCTGTCGGCGCACTGGCGGCGCCAGCCCGAATTGGCCGAGCTGGCCGCGCACCTGGGCCTCAGCGAGGCCCACCTGCACAAGCTGTTCAGTCGGTGGGCCGGTGTGAGCCCCAAGCGTTTTGTGCAAAGCCTGACCAAGGCGCACGCCAAGGCGCTGTTGCGCCAGCACTCGGTGCTGGACACGGCCTTGGCGGTGGGCCTCAGTGGGCCCAGCCGTTTGCACGATCTGATGGTGGTGCACGAGGCCGTCACCCCGGGCGAGTACCAGCGCCAGGGGGCTGGCCTGTGCGTGCGCTGGGGCGTGCATCCGTCGCCCCTGGGTGAGGTGCTGCTGGCGGTGGCGCCCCGCGGGGTGTGCTTTCTGGCGTTTTTTGACACCCCTGACGAGCGGCTGCAGGCTGAGCACGACCTGCGCCAGGCCTGGGGGCGGGCCCTGCTGGTGCACGAGCCCGAGGCCACCGTGCCGTGGGTGCAGCGGGTGTTTGCGCCCTGGTCGGCGGCTGAGTGGGGCACATCACCCCGGGCGCCGCTGCCGGTGTTGCTCAAGGGCTCGCCGTTTCAACTGCAGGTGTGGGAGGCCCTGTTGCGCCTGCCGCCCGGTGGTGTGTGCAGCTACGGGGATCTGGCTGCGCGTCTGGGCCAGCCCAGCGCCACCCGGGCGGTGGCCAGCGCGGTGGCGCGCAACCAGATCGGCTGGCTCATCCCGTGTCACCGGGTGATCCGCGCCAGCGGCGAGGTGCACGACTACCGCTGGGGCAGTGACCGTAAAAAAGCCTTGCTGGCCTGGGAGAGTGCGACTGGCGCGCAGACCTGA